The Fusarium graminearum PH-1 chromosome 2, whole genome shotgun sequence genome includes a region encoding these proteins:
- a CDS encoding drug resistance protein, with protein MTMEAEKEQGLMPGSERDASDDNTLTGRDEEELSRTKTSASIADSFSLPREILFIAIICMAQFMTQGALGNCLNIIHVIGDSFGLKNPAELSWLIAGYSLTVGTFILFAGRLGDIFGYKRIFVIGFVWFAVWSMVCGLASYSNHVLFVFARVFQGIGPALTMPNGLAILGASYNPGAKKAIAFALFGACAPGGAVFGSAFAGLFVLGDPSWWPWAFYSFAIGLLFIALLASFIIPDPPHKLSSADLSWGEILGQLDLPGAVTGITALVLFNFAWNQAPIDGWDKPWVIVTLIAGVLMVPVFFYVELRVASHPLIPFDALTSDVAYILACIVCGWATFGIWVYYTWQFFQMVRGASPILSSAWMSPVAISGACASMTTAWLLHVSHPALVMLLAMGAFTTGTILMMTAPIEQSYWYQTFFGLIIMTFGMDMSFPAATLILSNSVKKEHQGIAASLVSTIVNYSISLGLGFAATVEVNINKGGESQADLLKGYRAAFYMGVGFAGSGFAISIVYFIKSMWRKKKVEQ; from the exons atgactatGGAAGCTGAGAAGG AACAAGGCCTCATGCCTGGATCTGAGAGGGATGCCTCAGACGACAACACCCTAACAGGTCGTGATGAGGAGGAACTCTCCCGTACAAAGACATCAGCTTCAATAGCAGATTCTTTCTCTCTACCACGCGAAATTCTATTCATagccatcatctgcatggCCCAGTTCATGACACAAGGCGCTCTCGGAAACTGTCTTAatatcatccatgtcatcgGCGACTCATTCGGCCTCAAGAACCCAGCCGAGCTGAGCTGGCTCATTGCCGGCTACAGTCTCACAGTCGGAACCTTTATTCTGTTTGCAGGACGTCTTGGAGACATCTTCGGATATAAGCGCATCTTCGTTATCGGATTCGTTTGGTTCGCTGTCTGGTCAATGGTCTGCGGTCTTGCCAGCTACTCCAACCACGTTCTCTTCGTATTCGCAAGAGTCTTCCAGGGTATCGGACCAGCACTGACTATGCCAAACGGCCTTGCTATTTTGGGAGCATCGTACAACCCCGGTGCCAAAAAGGCTATCGCTTTTGCCCTATTTGGCGCTTGTGCCCCTGGCGGTGCTGTTTTCGGCTCTGCCTTTGCTGGACTTTTCGTCCTTGGTGACCCCAGCTGGTGGCCTTGGGCGTTTTATTCTTTTGCCATCGGCCTGCTCTTCATTGCACTTCTGGCGAGCTTTATCATCCCTGACCCACCGCATAAGCTTTCATCGGCTGACTTGTCGTGGGGAGAGATTCTTGGTCAACTGGACCTTCCGGGTGCCGTGACTGGTATCACTGCTCTCGTGCTCTTTAACTTTGCTTGGAACCAAGCTCCTATCGACGGCTGGGACAAGCCCTGGGTTATTGTCACTTTGATTGCTGGAGTTCTGATGGTCCCTGTCTTCTTTTACGTCGAGTTGCGCGTCGCCTCGCATCCCCTCATCCCATTCGATGCTTTGACCAGCGATGTTGCCTACATCTTGGCTTGCATTGTCTGTGGTTGGGCGACATTTGGTATCTGGGTTTACTATACATGGCAATTCTTCCAGATGGTGCGAGGAGCCTCTCCTATCTTGTCAAGTGCTTGGATGAGCCCTGTGGCCATCTCCGGAGCGTGTGCTTCCATGACTACAGCTTGGCTTTTGCACGTTTCGCACCCTGCGCTGGTCATGCTACTTGCTATGGGCGCTTTCACCACGGGTACTATTCTTATGATGACTGCCCCCATTGAGCAATCCTACTGGTACCAAACTTTCTTCggcctcatcatcatgacattTGGCATGGACATGTCCTTCCCCGCCGCGACATTAATCCTTTCCAACTCTGTCAAGAAAGAGCACCAGGGAATTGCAGCAAGTCTTGTTAGCACCATCGTCAACTACAGCATCAGTCTCGGTCTGGGCTTTGCTGCCACTGTTGAGGTCAACATTAACAAGGGCGGAGAGTCCCAGGCAGATTTGCTCAAGGGATACCGTGCAGCATTCTACATGGGTGTTGGATTTGCTGGATCAGGATTTGCCATTAGCATTGTTTACTTTATCAAGAGCAtgtggaggaagaagaaggttgagcAATAA